AGGACAACCCCTGGCTCGTCCTGGCCGCCATCCTGCTGATCTATGTGCTGCTCGGCTGCGTCTTCGAAAGCCTGTCGATGATCCTGCTGACGGTGCCGATCTTCTTCCCGTTGATCAAGGAGCTCGGGCCCGGTTTCGTGCCGCCCTTCTGGCACATGTTCACCGGCCAGATGCCGCCGATGTGGGATCTGGTCGTCGATGTCGGCCTCGGCCTGAACGCGACCGAGGTCGCCGTGTGGTTCGGCATCGTCGTGGTGGTCATCACCGAGATCAGCTTGATTACGCCGCCGGTCGGCCTCAACGTTTTCGTGCTGCGCGGCGTGCTGCCGGACGTGCGCACGACGACGATCTTCCGCGGCGTCACCGCCTACTGGATCGCCGACCTGTTCCGGCTCACGCTGATCGTTGCCGTGCCGACCCTGTCGCTCCTGCTCGCCAGCTACGTCCGGTAACGCAGGCGAAGTGCGCCCGGATTCCGGCTTGAACCCCTGCCCCCGGCGCGCGTAGTCGACCCGCCCGGCAATCCGCTCCCCGATCCGAGGCAAGCGTGCCCGTATCCTTTCCTCCGCGCGGCGGCCTGTTCCTGGATCGCGACGGCGTCGTCAACGTCGACCGGGGCTACGTCCATCGGCCGGACCAGATCGAATTTGTCCCCGGCGTATTCGACCTCGGCCGCACTGCCATGCGGCTCAACCTGCCGATCATGATCGTCACCAACCAGGCCGGCATCGCCCGCGGCCTCTACACAACGCAGCAGCTCCGCGACCTCATGGCCTGGATGGTGGCGCAGTTCGCCGGCGAGGGCGTGGCGGTCGCCCATGTCGAGCACAGTCCGTGGTTCCCGCCCGATCTGACGCCGCCGGACGGCCGCCCGCTGTTGGCCGAATGGGTGCGCGATTCCTGGTGGCGCAAGCCGGGCGCCGGCATGCTGCACCGCGCCGCCCGGGCCGTCGGGGTCGATCCGGCGCAGAGCGTGCTGATCGGCGACCGGGAGGGCGATATCGCGGCGGGGCGGGAGGCCGGCGTGCGCGCCACCATCCAGTTCGTCCCCGAAACGCCGAGCCCGGCCCTGGACCTCACCCCGGACACGCCGGCCGATCCCGACCCGGATTTCGGTGCGGACTACCGGTGCCGCCGCCACGCGGAAACCATCGAAATCCTGGAGCGGCTCTACGGCTGAGCCGGGCCCGGCCTATATCCCGGCCATGATGGATGCGACGCCCCTTCTGCGCCTGTGGGCCCGGCGGCGGCTGCGGCGGCTGTCGGCGATGGACCCCGCGGCGGTCCAGCAGGCGGAATTGCTGAAACTGGTGCGCGCGGCGGCGGGAACCCGGTTCGGGCGCAGCCACGGCTTCGCGCATATCCGCTCCGTCGCCGACTTCCAGTCCGCCGTGCCGCTTCGCGATTACGACGCGTTCCGCGACGAAGTCTGGGGCAGCGCCTTCCCGCACCTTGCCGAAGTCGGCTGGCCCGGCCCGGTCCCCTGGTTCGCGCTGACCAGCGGTACGACGCGCGACGTCACCAAATACATTCCCGTCACGCCGGCGATGGTCCGGTCCAACAAGCGGGCGGCGCTCGACATGCTGGCCCACCATCTGGCCGCCCGGCCGCGAAGCCGTGTGCTCGGCGGGCGCAGCTTCATCCTCGGCGGCAGCACCGATCTCAAGCCGCTGGCGCCCGGAATTCTGGCCGGCGACCTCTCCGGCATCGCGGCGGCAACGGTGCCGGCCTGGGCGCAGCGCTTCACCTGGCCGCCGGAGGATCTCGCCCTGGAAACGGACTGGGAGCGCAAGATCGACACTCTGGCGCGCGGCAGCCTCGACCTCGACGTCCGCTCGATCAGCGGCACGCCGAGCTGGCTGCTGCTGCTGTTCGAGCGTCTCGCCGACCTGCGGCCTGCGGCGCAGCGCGACCTGACCCGCATCTGGCCCAATCTCGACTTGGTGATTCACGGCGGCATCCGCTTCGATCCCTATAAGCCGCAATTCGACCACTGGCTGCGCGGCCGTCCGGCTGACTACCGCGAGGCCTACGCCGCCAGCGAAGGCTTCGTCGCGGGCAGCGACCGGGGGTTCGGCGAGGGGTTGAGGCTCAATCTGGATACCGGGCTGTTCTACGAATTCATCCCGCTGGAGGAACTGGAAGCCGCGCAGCCAACGCGCCATTGG
This genomic interval from Rhodospirillaceae bacterium contains the following:
- a CDS encoding HAD-IIIA family hydrolase; protein product: MPVSFPPRGGLFLDRDGVVNVDRGYVHRPDQIEFVPGVFDLGRTAMRLNLPIMIVTNQAGIARGLYTTQQLRDLMAWMVAQFAGEGVAVAHVEHSPWFPPDLTPPDGRPLLAEWVRDSWWRKPGAGMLHRAARAVGVDPAQSVLIGDREGDIAAGREAGVRATIQFVPETPSPALDLTPDTPADPDPDFGADYRCRRHAETIEILERLYG
- a CDS encoding GH3 auxin-responsive promoter family protein — protein: MMDATPLLRLWARRRLRRLSAMDPAAVQQAELLKLVRAAAGTRFGRSHGFAHIRSVADFQSAVPLRDYDAFRDEVWGSAFPHLAEVGWPGPVPWFALTSGTTRDVTKYIPVTPAMVRSNKRAALDMLAHHLAARPRSRVLGGRSFILGGSTDLKPLAPGILAGDLSGIAAATVPAWAQRFTWPPEDLALETDWERKIDTLARGSLDLDVRSISGTPSWLLLLFERLADLRPAAQRDLTRIWPNLDLVIHGGIRFDPYKPQFDHWLRGRPADYREAYAASEGFVAGSDRGFGEGLRLNLDTGLFYEFIPLEELEAAQPTRHWVGTVKTGVNYAIVLSTCAGLWGWLLGDTVRFVGRNPPRLLVTGRTGATMSAFGEHLTGEEIDRAVSRAAAAAGLSVADYAMGAVFPTAEQPLGGHRYVVEFAGGIPSAAALGRFAEALDAELSAGNEDYAAHRSGGFGLRAPELLAAPPGFFTAWMKRRGKLGGQNKVPRVINDGALFDGLLEALDAAAGGG